The proteins below are encoded in one region of Rhizobium sp. TH2:
- a CDS encoding ABC transporter ATP-binding protein — MANLVEIRDLKVEAKTDAGRIVEIIRGVSFDVAEGEIVALIGESGSGKTTIALTLMGHARPGCRISGGTVMLDGKDMARLPERKRAGIRGNDVAYVPQSAAAAFNPAQTIMEQVIEVTRIHDLMPPEQARSRAVELFKALSLPNPETIGARYPHQVSGGQLQRLSAAMALIGDPKLVIFDEPTTALDVTTQIEVLRAFKSVMRAGRISGVYVSHDLAVVAQIADRIVVLKGGEIQEIGKTGQILASPQHPYTKQLLGAFKPEARVQTIVEPQLSNAILKVQNLVAGYGPIQADGTPMIQALRSVSVEVERGRNLGIIGESGCGKSTLARTIAGIIPAAGGKITFNGQTLAPAAKARTRDQLRELQIVFQYADTALNPAKSVGDILGRPLTFYHGMAADRREKRIDELLDMVRLPRALKHRRPSELSGGQKQRVNFARALAAEPKLILCDEVTSALDTVVAAAVIDLLKELQRELSLSYIFISHDLSVVEAICDEVAVMYAGEKIEQLPPSAMGSGASHPYSQLLFSSVPKLDPTWLDRLEQDPALVRAYSGR; from the coding sequence GTTCGGGAAAGACGACGATCGCGCTGACCTTGATGGGTCACGCACGGCCAGGCTGTCGCATCAGCGGCGGCACGGTGATGCTGGATGGCAAGGATATGGCGAGACTGCCTGAGCGTAAGCGTGCCGGCATTCGCGGCAATGACGTGGCCTATGTGCCGCAGAGCGCAGCCGCCGCCTTCAATCCCGCCCAGACGATTATGGAGCAGGTGATCGAAGTTACCCGCATCCATGACCTGATGCCGCCCGAGCAGGCGCGCAGCCGTGCGGTCGAACTGTTCAAGGCGCTCTCGCTTCCCAATCCCGAAACGATCGGCGCCCGCTATCCGCATCAGGTCTCCGGCGGTCAGTTGCAGCGCCTGTCGGCGGCGATGGCACTGATCGGCGACCCCAAACTTGTCATTTTCGACGAGCCGACGACCGCGCTGGATGTGACGACTCAGATCGAAGTGCTTCGCGCCTTCAAATCGGTAATGCGCGCGGGCCGCATCTCCGGCGTCTATGTTTCGCATGATCTCGCCGTGGTGGCGCAGATCGCCGACCGTATCGTCGTATTGAAGGGCGGCGAGATTCAGGAGATCGGCAAGACCGGGCAGATACTGGCGTCACCCCAGCACCCCTACACGAAGCAACTGCTGGGTGCGTTCAAACCGGAAGCACGCGTTCAGACCATTGTCGAACCGCAGCTAAGCAATGCAATCCTCAAGGTTCAGAACCTGGTAGCGGGCTATGGGCCCATCCAGGCCGACGGTACGCCGATGATCCAGGCGTTGCGCTCGGTCAGCGTCGAGGTGGAGAGGGGCCGCAACCTTGGCATTATCGGTGAATCCGGCTGCGGGAAATCGACTCTCGCACGCACAATCGCCGGCATCATTCCGGCTGCCGGAGGCAAGATCACATTCAACGGACAGACGCTGGCGCCAGCCGCGAAGGCACGCACGCGCGATCAACTTCGCGAGCTGCAGATCGTCTTCCAATACGCCGACACCGCGCTCAATCCTGCTAAATCGGTCGGCGATATTCTGGGAAGACCACTTACCTTCTATCACGGCATGGCCGCAGACAGGCGCGAAAAGCGCATTGACGAACTCCTGGACATGGTTCGCCTGCCGAGGGCTCTCAAGCACCGACGTCCGTCCGAGTTGTCGGGGGGACAGAAGCAACGCGTCAACTTTGCGCGCGCGCTCGCCGCCGAACCCAAGCTCATTCTCTGTGACGAGGTCACATCCGCGCTCGACACCGTGGTCGCCGCGGCCGTGATCGACCTGCTCAAGGAATTGCAGCGGGAACTTTCGCTTTCCTACATCTTCATAAGCCACGATCTGTCGGTCGTCGAAGCGATTTGTGACGAGGTCGCGGTCATGTATGCGGGGGAAAAGATCGAACAACTTCCGCCATCGGCAATGGGCAGCGGCGCGAGCCATCCGTATTCGCAACTGCTCTTTTCGTCTGTTCCGAAACTTGACCCAACTTGGTTGGATCGCCTCGAACAGGATCCGGCTCTCGTGCGCGCTTATTCCGGACGATGA
- a CDS encoding Lrp/AsnC family transcriptional regulator, protein MKLDRIDIKILYELQKNGRITNVELAELVHLSPSPCLMRMKKLQSEGYIDGYSAHINTAKLGQTITVFTEVTLKNHRQIDFARFLATIEKIDSVIECHLISGGYDYLIKFVTSGIAEYQEIMERLTDLDIGIDKYFSFVVLKSPIVKSHLPLTNLFPM, encoded by the coding sequence ATGAAGCTTGATCGGATCGACATAAAGATTCTCTACGAATTGCAGAAGAACGGCCGGATCACCAATGTGGAGCTTGCCGAACTTGTCCATCTGTCGCCCAGTCCGTGCCTAATGCGGATGAAGAAGCTGCAGTCCGAAGGTTATATCGACGGCTACTCTGCACATATCAACACAGCGAAGCTTGGGCAGACCATCACGGTCTTCACTGAGGTCACGCTGAAGAACCACCGGCAGATCGACTTTGCCCGGTTCCTCGCCACCATCGAGAAGATCGACTCGGTCATCGAATGCCATCTGATCTCCGGCGGTTATGATTATCTGATCAAATTCGTGACCAGTGGCATCGCGGAGTATCAGGAGATCATGGAGCGCCTCACGGACTTGGACATCGGCATCGACAAATATTTCAGCTTCGTGGTGCTGAAATCGCCGATCGTCAAATCTCACTTGCCTTTGACCAACCTGTTCCCGATGTGA